From a region of the Arachis ipaensis cultivar K30076 chromosome B09, Araip1.1, whole genome shotgun sequence genome:
- the LOC107616612 gene encoding uncharacterized protein LOC107616612, producing MTYMDEDGSSGSGDDVNMLDGHKRHPAAVPSGSGSRKRSRKATGDAIVDAMLEIAAASKMRASVILKNEDRFTISRCIKVLDELQGVDDRVYFLALDLFENNATAREIFVSLKGDRRLPWLQGKCGVSSS from the coding sequence ATGACTTACATGGATGAGGATGGTTCTTCTGGATCTGGAGATGATGTGAACATGTTGGATGGGCACAAGCGTCATCCTGCTGCTGTGCCATCTGGTTCAGGTAGCCGTAAGCGAAGCCGAAAGGCTACCGGAGATGCCATTGTTGACGCCATGCTCGAGATAGCTGCTGCTTCAAAGATGAGGGCAAGTGTGATTCTGAAGAACGAGGACAGGTTCACCATAAGCAGGTGCATCAAGGTGTTGGATGAGTTGCAGGGTGTTGATGATCGAGTCTACTTCCTCGCCTTGGACTTGTTTGAGAACAATGCCACTGCCCGTGAGATCTTCGTCTCTCTCAAAGGTGACAGGAGATTGCCTTGGTTACAGGGAAAATGTGGTGTTTCCTCTAGTTGA
- the LOC107615698 gene encoding uncharacterized protein LOC107615698, translated as MELDAILAQNKAMSQQINTITQHLSGMQVLAVNTQDTSYDMSGGFPQGENYDYAQFPPEQRDQPQRQQNFNNSQGNFNQNNFNNRQFQLSQPQQKPSLPQNTSDLESIVAELSKSTHSFMQEIRASLRNLEIQVGQLSRKFIEIQIFVHQSGKVAGSEAKVSEEPVEKEAPEKDKNKVEHNPLRHPDNPFLVDLETRSALPKAPEYKRKMPYPQRLQKASKNKQFSRFLEIFRKLQINIPFVEALEEMPLYAKFMKELLSNKRN; from the exons ATGGAATTggatgctattcttgctcagaacaaggccATGTCACAGCAAATTAATACTATTACTCAACATTTGAGTGGAATGCAAGTCTTAGCTGTTAATACTCAAGATACTTCCTATGACATGAGTGGTGGCTTCCCtcaaggtgagaattatgattatgctcaatttcCTCCCGAACAG AGGGATCAACCTCAGAGGCAGCAGAATTTCAATAATTCTCAGGGTAATTTTAATCAGAATAATTTCAATAACCGTCAGTTCCAACTCTCTCAACCACAACAAAAACCGTCTCTCCCTCAGAACACATCTGACTTGGAATCTATAGTTGCAGAACTCTCCAAGAGTACTcatagttttatgcaggaaatcaGAGCTTCACTCAGAAACTTGGAGAttcaagtgggtcagttgagcag GAAATTTATAGAGATACAGATTTTCGTGCATCAAAGTGGTAAAGTAGCAGGTTCTGAGGCAAAGGTTAGTGAGGAGCctgttgaaaaagaagctccagagaagGACAAGAATAAGGTGGAGCACAACCCCCTTAGACACCCGGATAACCCTTTTCTAGTTGATCTTGAGACACGTTCGGCGTTGCCTAAGGCACCTGAGTACAAGCGtaagatgccatatcctcaaaggcttCAGAAGGCCTCCAAAAACAAGCAATTTTCCAGATTTTTAGAGATCTTCAGGAAGCTTcagatcaatattccttttgtagAGGCCCTTGAGGAAATGCCTCTTTATGCCAAGTTTATGAAGGAATTGTTGAGTAACAAGAGGAACTAG